One genomic window of Salvelinus alpinus chromosome 17, SLU_Salpinus.1, whole genome shotgun sequence includes the following:
- the LOC139542803 gene encoding transcription cofactor vestigial-like protein 4 isoform X1, which produces MVFTRMDLLNYQFLDKMNNNIGRLHYEAESSLTGESRMPSLPSPMTNMRTGPPPICPSKRKYGEEQVDDCIDCDNNHMTKMSRLFAAQLGQPAGGDNRNDPWILGHSPVECITSSSNGLHGNHLYASIPSYAMDQPLALTKNSIDSGLGGTERPAMPGPVDRPQNRPSVITCAPASNRNCNLSHCHKSHSPSPPMDQRKADDNTAVDPVIEEHFRRSLGKNYKEPEPVSNSVSITGSVDDHFAKALGKTWLQIKSKGPGGHPHSPEANS; this is translated from the exons ATGGTTTTCACGAGAATGGACCTGTTGAACTATCAgttcctggacaaaatgaacaacaATATCGGGAGACTACACTACGAAG CTGAATCTTCTCTCACAGGTGAATCCAGGATGCCGTCGCTGCCCTCTCCAATGACCAACATGAGGACCGGTCCTCCCCCCATCTGCCCCAGCAAAAGGAAGTATGGCGAGGAGCAGGTAGATGACTGCATTGACTGTGACAACAACCACATGACCAAAATGAGTCGACTGTTTGCTGCTCAACT GGGACAGCCTGCCGGCGGAGACAACCGCAACGACCCTTGGATCCTCGGCCACAGCCCCGTGGAGTGCATCACTTCCTCCTCCAACGGCCTCCATGGCAACCACTTGTACGCCTCCATCCCCTCCTATGCGATGGACCAGCCTCTGGCTCTGACTAAAAACAGCATAGACTCTGGATTGGGTGGCACAGAGAGGCCTGCCATGCCTGGCCCTGTGGACAGACCACAG AATCGTCCCTCTGTGATCACCTGTGCTCCTGCAAGCAATCGCAATTGCAACCTGTCTCACTGCCACAAGTCTCACAGCCCCAGCCCACCCATGGATCAGAGGAAGGCTGATG ATAACACTGCGGTCGACCCTGTGATCGAGGAGCACTTCCGCCGCAGCCTGGGGAAGAACTACAAGGAGCCCGAGCCCGTCTCCAACTCTGTGTCCATCACAGGCTCGGTGGACGACCACTTTGCCAAGGCCCTGGGGAAGACCTGGCTCCAGATCAAGTCCAAGGGGCCGGGGGGACACCCCCACAGTCCGGAGGCCAACTCCTGA
- the LOC139542803 gene encoding transcription cofactor vestigial-like protein 4 isoform X2 encodes MVFTRMDLLNYQFLDKMNNNIGRLHYEGESRMPSLPSPMTNMRTGPPPICPSKRKYGEEQVDDCIDCDNNHMTKMSRLFAAQLGQPAGGDNRNDPWILGHSPVECITSSSNGLHGNHLYASIPSYAMDQPLALTKNSIDSGLGGTERPAMPGPVDRPQNRPSVITCAPASNRNCNLSHCHKSHSPSPPMDQRKADDNTAVDPVIEEHFRRSLGKNYKEPEPVSNSVSITGSVDDHFAKALGKTWLQIKSKGPGGHPHSPEANS; translated from the exons ATGGTTTTCACGAGAATGGACCTGTTGAACTATCAgttcctggacaaaatgaacaacaATATCGGGAGACTACACTACGAAG GTGAATCCAGGATGCCGTCGCTGCCCTCTCCAATGACCAACATGAGGACCGGTCCTCCCCCCATCTGCCCCAGCAAAAGGAAGTATGGCGAGGAGCAGGTAGATGACTGCATTGACTGTGACAACAACCACATGACCAAAATGAGTCGACTGTTTGCTGCTCAACT GGGACAGCCTGCCGGCGGAGACAACCGCAACGACCCTTGGATCCTCGGCCACAGCCCCGTGGAGTGCATCACTTCCTCCTCCAACGGCCTCCATGGCAACCACTTGTACGCCTCCATCCCCTCCTATGCGATGGACCAGCCTCTGGCTCTGACTAAAAACAGCATAGACTCTGGATTGGGTGGCACAGAGAGGCCTGCCATGCCTGGCCCTGTGGACAGACCACAG AATCGTCCCTCTGTGATCACCTGTGCTCCTGCAAGCAATCGCAATTGCAACCTGTCTCACTGCCACAAGTCTCACAGCCCCAGCCCACCCATGGATCAGAGGAAGGCTGATG ATAACACTGCGGTCGACCCTGTGATCGAGGAGCACTTCCGCCGCAGCCTGGGGAAGAACTACAAGGAGCCCGAGCCCGTCTCCAACTCTGTGTCCATCACAGGCTCGGTGGACGACCACTTTGCCAAGGCCCTGGGGAAGACCTGGCTCCAGATCAAGTCCAAGGGGCCGGGGGGACACCCCCACAGTCCGGAGGCCAACTCCTGA